Genomic window (Hippoglossus stenolepis isolate QCI-W04-F060 chromosome 11, HSTE1.2, whole genome shotgun sequence):
ATCTGTCGCAACGTTTAGTCCAGCAGCAGAGGTCACAACAAACCGCTCAGGTTCGTGTGTTTTCTTCATAAATCTGATTTCATCATGTCATCTGCTTCACTCTGTCACACTGGCTGATACAACATCTGTTCACACGGAGAAGTACGTGAACTAAGTGTCGGGGGAACTGTTGTATTCAAGAAGCGAAAGATCGTAGCTAACTAGCGTAATGCTGTCCAGCTAACGACGTTCGCCTCCGCTACACAAATTCGAGTTATCACCATTTGATTTCACGATGTATGAAATGATCATTTACTTTATTCGGCACTTTAcctgagaaatcaatgacaGGGATTGGTCTCAGAATTGATAACGTTAGCTTTGTGTCAGATGATCAGGGACGACCCCCAGTGTCTGCATGTCAAGTTTGCTCATACAGACAGTGAGGGTCACCTCCCGaggcttttatttaaaattaatatttaatatgagcaggTTATGATTGAAATGATCAAAATGGAGCCAACTACACCCTTTAAATTTCTTAAATCCtctgaaacttgacatacaGATAGTGGGGGTCACCATGAAAGAGGTGGaagtgaaatatctgtgtcacctctcaaggatttttaatatataatatttaatatgatcAGGTTATGAGCGCCCTAATGAAAAAGGAGCCAACTATGCCTCTAATTTTCCTAAaaagcacacactcatatatatatataatgttccATTTCATTCTactttttatttgcttgtttggaaataaaatcaaacatccATAATAAGTGTAATTAAACTTTCAACGTTTGTCTTTTTACCGTAAGACCACGACTGGACGAGCGACCTTTAAAGTGCGGCTGGTGTGACCGGGTTTTCACAAGCGCTGGACCACATGATAGCAGTAGTGAACTGTAGCACCGTGGATGTCATCTTAATTTAAAAGTTCTATTTATTTAGAATAATAAATACTAACAACTCTGCGCTAGAAGCATCAGTATAATTGTGTCATAATTTCCGAAACAGAGAATTTGGACCCAAAGATCTAAAAACAGATCTAACATAAACAGTCAActttacacactcacataacGAATAAATCAGTCAATCCTATTATAGTGTCATATAACACTAGTGATAGTATTAGAGTTtgtatgatatatattttttaagatataaaaaatatccaattttcttttccattgaCTCCTCATCAGCTTTAAATAGATGAGTCACAGGTCCTTGCAGCATTTTTACAAACTGACCAGAACATTTAACCCCCCACCTCTTTTTTTACATGTCTGATTTACAGGGAGTGTCACCTTGAGTTTGGaagttatatttaatttttgtttagttttctgtCCTTCCTGCACATGTGTACACGTGTGTTAAGAGAAAATAACTCAACAAAGCATGGATGGACTTTTGACAAACTTGTTGCCAAGCATTATTACTTGGGACGGTATCTCCAAATGATTAACTTTTGGATTCAAATCATTatcagtcaaaggtcaacaaaTATATGAtccaaaatacacattttacagAGCCATGGAGATAGTCTAAATTCTCAAGCTAAAATTGATGAAAAAATGATTCCCTTTATATGATAAGCGAGGTCAtgaagaagtcagaaaatgttCTTGAGTATCTCTGCATCCTATAGGACAATATACATCATAATCTTAACAATATATAGACCTTATATATTAGTAATGCATAAACATTTGTTACCAATAATGTTACAATATGTTGACATCATTATGCATTATTacaatacaattttttaaagaaagcagcaggagattctctgctcaaaCGTGtccacaacaaaacagaaatctcctgagcattcaggtgaggggtggtgcagcaggcagaagCAGGACGTAACGTATAAACTCTACTGCGGAGgtcaagtgtttttatttacaacacatcaacaccagtgcATGCAAGTATAATTTTCCTCTCAATGATGTCAAGCTGTGGTGGCTGAGGAAGCAAAAAAAACCCTGGAGTCATGACGCTCCTtacttcacacttcacattgGAGATGATGTGTTTATGTTGGTCTGCAGTGCCCTGTCCTCCTCCCGAGTCCACAGAAGATGTTCCCAGtcgttttgttgtgtgttgtttgtcaaGGTGTCTTGGTGTTGGTGCCATGATGTACCTACCATGGTCTCTGTGCCAGGTCAATGATTTATGGATGGTAGACTATTTTCAGACATTATCACCAGCTCCAATGATTAATTTGTATCATTTAGCTGCTATTATGTGCTTCATTTGACCTCACTGAGCACTGGGGTTGGTCTGTGGAGCCCTCTTTGGAGTACTCCCACTTCTGGGCAGAGGAACTAAATCATCTCTGTTTACAGTTTGTCAGAGTGTGTAAAGATAATTATCTCCAGTTTAATGCAAATCTACAACTGTAAGTCTTCTGAGGTCTGTTTTCATGAGGCATGGTTCTCATCAGTTCATAATTGTTATGAAGTACAAACCCAAGATGTCTGAGTGtttttcaatgtggtttcaaacTCCTGACTTGGTTATTGGTATAGATGATGTTACTAGCCGACAGGTTCACATTCTTTTTCCAACCTACATTGAAAATATGTATCCAATATCCAAGACAAGAACAATACAATAGTTTGTGTGttattaccttcgccaaggaggttatgtttttgtctgcctttgtttgtctatctgttatttagcaggattacacaaaaacaaataggTTGATTCCcacaaaactttgtggaaggatgggtcagagaagaacacatTACAATTTCatgcagatccggatcagggggcaaatTTAGTGGGGGTTCactgtttttaacattgtgagataaagcgtttttcaaattttctttgatttctcagttaataattcatggattttgatgaaaacaaatcaggcatgtttcggtgactgatatttatgactgtgttcaatttggtgcagatcatccaaataaaaatctggatccagtgaatttaaatgtagtttcataaagGAACTGTTGGTGGACGTATAGTTGTAGTTCACTACTCTAACTTGACATTATATCAGATCAAATTCATTCAGGTCATTCCAGAGCTTCACTTAGCTTTTTCCTACCAACATTTTAATGTCTCCATTGTATTTTCTGGTTGCATGAAGTcattcaaacatttgaaaagataacatgaaaagcacaaaatgaaaatccaaGGGCtgattttaattaaaaccactAAAACCACTGACAAATTGCcgttctgtgtgtttcagaatgGGAGGTGACCACGGCCCCAGCAAAATGCCCATGCCAGATTGGCGGCAGTGGAAGGCGGACGGAACACCCCTGGAGTTCACAAACCAGAGGCTGGCAGCCAGGGGCCTCAAGGACCCTTGGTCACGGTCAGCACTTTACTTGCATGAGGTGTACTTGACATTGTCGTGTACCCAGTATGATTCCTGACACTGCTCCCCGTcgttctcccctctctctgcagtAACGAGGCGTGGAGATACTCTGGCGGCTTCGCTCGTGCTGTGACTTTTTCAGACGTGCTGCTGAAAGGATTCAAGTGGGGCTTCGCTGCCTTTACCGTGGCTCTGGCTGTAGAGTACGCCCTGTTCCCACCAAAGAAGGGTGGACACTAATGCTCATCGTAGTCCCTCAAAACCCGACCATACTGGAGTGGGATaatattctgttttctttattaaatgtCTATTTGGTCACCACATGACTTCACTTATTCTTCTTACACACTCTCCCACCTTTAAACCGTGAACATTTAGtccagttttgttttcctgctcagTTTCCGGTAGCACAGTTTCATGCATTTTGCCGTCAGTATTCCTAAAACTAGAGCTACAGTAGCTAGGAGCAATATCACATCCAGGCAGAAGTACTGGATCCAGTTGAGCTTCTGGCCGACTGATTTAAGATGTTTCGCCCCTTTGTGCCGCATCACATATTCTGTCCAGTACACCGCCAGGTCGAGAGGCTCAGTCGGCCGGTCTTTATGGAGAGCTGACAGCTTCTGTATGTTTTCTCTATACCTGGACACATACACATGAAACAGGTGAGTTTAAGATCacaacactgaaataaaacagttaaaaggaGACCGAAAAACTGGCAACCACATGGCGACAGCGGCCTTCTGACCCCTCACCTGATGTCATTTATGACCTCATTCAGTGCCTGAAGCAGGATTTCTGTAGTGATAGAAAAAATATCCACCTCGACTCCCACTCCCCTGCTCGCCATTCTCTTAGCGTTGTCAGGTTGGTCCCCGCTTATCGGCAGCATCACCATGGGAACAGCGTGACACAGTCCCTCGAAGACACCATGTGATCCAGCGTGCGTGATGAAAGCCCGGGCTCCAGAATGTGCtaacataaaaacatgcacaagGTTAGTCGAATCGGCAAAACACTGGAAGATGTCTGAAGTTATTTGATATGTAACGCATTCACTGACCGAGCAGATCATTCTGAGGCACCCAGCTCATTATCTTCACGTTTTCTGGGACGTTGTCAGGAACCTGACCTGTATATCTCCATATCACCTGTCAAAAGAAGCTgtcaattatttttctttcaatgaGA
Coding sequences:
- the ndufb3 gene encoding NADH dehydrogenase [ubiquinone] 1 beta subcomplex subunit 3 — translated: MGGDHGPSKMPMPDWRQWKADGTPLEFTNQRLAARGLKDPWSRNEAWRYSGGFARAVTFSDVLLKGFKWGFAAFTVALAVEYALFPPKKGGH